A section of the Phaseolus vulgaris cultivar G19833 chromosome 8, P. vulgaris v2.0, whole genome shotgun sequence genome encodes:
- the LOC137826816 gene encoding kelch repeat-containing protein At3g27220-like: protein MATPTRFHHQPLNHHHSASKVIIFFCLSAFLGVALVANLFRASLSSHYLSIATNWVDTNAPVLLIPNATATPDTNNKNNEKGGKSAKRRGPERFLSSTFADLPAPEWHWEQMPSAPVPRLDGYSVQIKNMFYVLGGYANLDHVHSHVDVFDFSINKWVDEIKMPKEMAHSHLGVATDGRYIYVVSGQHGTQCRGPTTVSFSLDTVTKKWKSLPPLPEPRYAPATQLWKGRLHVMGGSKENRHTPGLDHWSLAVKDGEALEQQWRDEVPIPRGGPHRACIAVDDRLFVIGGQEGDFMAKPGSPIFKCSRRHEVVYGDVYMLDKDMKWTILPAMPKPNSHIECAWVIVNNSIIITGGTTEKHPVTKRMMLVGEVFQFHLDSMKWSVIGRLPYRIKTTLAGFWDGWLYFTSGQRDRGPDNPQPRTVVGETWRTKLHLS, encoded by the exons ATGGCTACGCCAACCAGGTTCCACCACCAACCCCTTAACCACCACCACTCCGCCTCCAAAgtcatcatcttcttctgccTCTCCGCCTTTCTCGGCGTCGCCCTCGTCGCCAACCTCTTCCGCGCCTCCCTTTCCTCTCACTATCTCTCCATCGCCACCAACTGGGTCGACACCAACGCTCCCGTCCTCCTCATCCCCAATGCCACCGCCACACCCGACACCAACAACAAAAACAAC GAAAAAGGTGGGAAGAGTGCAAAAAGGAGGGGTCCCGAGAGATTCCTTTCATCTACATTTGCGGATTTGCCTGCTCCCGAATGGCATTGGGAGCAGATGCCTTCGGCTCCAGTGCCTCGGCTAGATGGGTACTCTGTACAGATTAAGAATATGTTTTATGTGCTTGGAGGATATGCCAACCTTGACCAT GTGCACTCCCATGTTGATGTGTTCGATTTCAGCATCAACAAGTGGGTTGATGAAATTAAAATGCCAAAGGAAATGGCTCATTCCCATTTGGGTGTGGCCACTGATGGGAGGTATATATACGTTGTCTCAGGACAACATGGCACCCAATGCCGAGGGCCTACTACAGTTTCCTTTTCGCTAGACACTGTAACAAAGAAATGGAAATCTTTGCCACCGTTACCGGAACCCAG GTATGCTCCTGCAACTCAATTGTGGAAAGGAAGACTCCATGTCATGGGTGGTAGCAAAGAGAATCGCCATACACCTGGACTAGATCATTGGAGTTTGGCTGTGAAGGATGGAGAAGCCTTGGAACAACAATGGCGAGACGAAGTTCCCATTCCACGCGGTGGACCGCATAG GGCCTGCATTGCAGTCGATGATCGACTTTTTGTTATTGGTGGACAGGAGGGTGATTTTATGGCCAAACCTGGTTCACCCATATTCAAATGTTCACGCAGGCACGAG GTGGTCTACGGAGATGTTTATATGCTGGATAAAGACATGAAATGGACTATTTTGCCAGCTATGCCAAAACCAAATTCACACATAGAATGTGCATGGGTTATTGTGAACAATTCAATTATCATCACTGGAGGTACCACAGAAAAGCACCCAGTAAcaaaaaggatgatgctggttGGGGAGGTTTTCCAGTTTCATTTAGACTCTATG AAATGGTCAGTGATTGGAAGGCTTCCTTACCGTATAAAAACAACATTAGCTGGTTTTTGGGATGGGTGGCTGTACTTCACGTCAGGACAGAGGGACAGAGGACCAGATAACCCACAGCCAAGAACGGTCGTTGGAGAAACGTGGAGAACGAAATTGCATTTGTCTTAG